The following are encoded together in the Labrus mixtus chromosome 2, fLabMix1.1, whole genome shotgun sequence genome:
- the LOC132990401 gene encoding early growth response protein 1-B, producing MLNNMDLNAKDSFYPQFDNCNSSSLGMENSARKDNQEVYVDAERGVPAQFGHEGAPATLKTEASNSEFAFNPCECPKDTYTPSSLAYSGSFYVEASQGAPCSTETLLNMITEIVGISTLPLSEVQPSGNSRGTYPSPAPMDSSNGNFGDVKRQPYTCSGPTPPVYSPDQTCPRYPDDQAGSQAQDPSTSQLNFGSSRAPNHKKDEPKSEAASFPVVVKNEFESSCYEWGTFTNKTDCLENSFQTETFPMSNDFPPDQQMDVKELLDTFPPICPNPDMEFKVEGGIKQEPCFSDTCSQSYSSPMYNNYLPPPPMGLSSNLKPFPELPQPSNQCDSLYTSPALPSTIDSILYSSLLPDSFAQSYTTRPPKPPRARKSPAASHGPAKEKPFACPMESCDRRFSRSDELNRHIRIHTGHKPFQCRICLRSFSRSDHLTTHTRTHTGEKPFSCDVCGKRFARSDERKRHGRVHLKQKEKMEIKPQVSTSAWPFTLPEGI from the exons ATGTTGAACAATATGGATTTGAATGCGAAAGATTCTTTTTACCCACAGTTTGACAATTGCAACAGTTCTTCATTGGGAATGGAAAACAGCGCGCGGAAAGATAACCAAGAGGTGTATGTCGATGCAGAGCGGGGGGTACCTGCCCAGTTTGGCCACG AAGGAGCCCCTGCAACCCTGAAAACCGAAGCTTCCAACTCGGAATTTGCTTTTAACCCTTGTGAGTGCCCAAAAGACACCTACACCCCCTCCTCGCTCGCCTACTCCGGCAGTTTCTATGTGGAGGCATCTCAGGGAGCGCCGTGCAGCACCGAAACACTCCTCAATATGATCACCGAGATCGTGGGCATCTCCACACTCCCACTTTCAGAAGTGCAGCCGAGCGGCAACAGTCGGGGAACTTACCCGTCGCCTGCGCCGATGGACAGCAGCAATGGCAATTTCGGGGACGTTAAGAGGCAACCCTACACCTGCTCCGGACCCACACCACCTGTTTACTCTCCAGACCAGACGTGCCCGAGGTATCCTGACGATCAGGCCGGCAGCCAGGCCCAAGACCCGTCCACCTCCCAGCTCAACTTCGGCTCCTCCCGAGCTCCAAACCACAAGAAGGATGAACCAAAGTCCGAGGCCGCTTCTTTCCCTGTCGTGGTGAAGAACGAGTTTGAAAGCAGCTGCTACGAATGGGGCACGTTTACCAATAAGACGGACTGTTTGGAGAACAGCTTCCAGACTGAAACCTTCCCGATGTCAAATGATTTCCCCCCTGACCAGCAGATGGATGTAAAGGAACTTTTAGACACGTTTCCCCCCATTTGTCCCAACCCGGACATGGAGTTTAAAGTGGAAGGTGGCATCAAACAGGAGCCATGTTTTTCTGACACCTGCTCCCAGAGCTACTCCAGTCCCATGTACAATAAttacctcccccctcctccaatGGGCCTTTCCTCCAATCTGAAACCCTTCCCCGAGCTCCCACAGCCCTCTAACCAGTGTGATTCCTTATACACATCACCAGCTCTGCCCAGCACTATAGACTCCATCCTCTACTCTTCCTTGTTGCCAGATTCTTTTGCCCAAAGTTACACCACCCGACCCCCCAAGCCCCCAAGGGCGAGAAAAAGCCCCGCGGCCTCCCACGGCCCCGCCAAAGAGAAACCATTCGCCTGCCCCATGGAGAGCTGTGACCGGCGTTTTTCTCGCTCCGACGAGCTCAACAGGCACATCCGCATCCACACGGGCCACAAACCTTTCCAGTGCCGCATCTGTTTGCGCAGTTTCAGCCGAAGCGACCACCTCACCACCCACACCAGGACTCACACGGGGGAGAAGCCGTTTTCTTGCGATGTGTGCGGCAAACGGTTCGCCCGCAGCGACGAGCGAAAACGGCACGGACGCGTACACCTGaaacaaaaggagaaaatggaaataaagcCACAGGTGAGCACTAGCGCGTGGCCCTTCACTCTTCCCGAGGGGATTTGA